TCTTGAAGGTGACTTCGTTGTTCGTGTCGGTGACGGCGGAGTCTATGATTTCGCTGCGGTCGTTAGCGGTACGCATCAAGGCGACTCTGGGGCGACTACTGATTTCGGAGGGGGCGCCAACTTCAAGATTCGTGTTGACGCTGATGGTCAAACTTGCAGTCTGCCCCGATTCTGTTTCGGTAAGCACGCCCGCGGTGCTTGTGCTGTCGCTACAGGCGGTAAGGAGTGAGACTGCCCCTGTAAGCGAACAGAATGCCGCTGCGGCGAGGGACGGATAAAATTTGAAAAGTCCTTTATTCATCTGTCGCCCCCTAGTCTAAATTTGAGAACAGGTGGATGTTCATCTGGTAAACGCCGTCGGCCTTTTCTTGATCTTCGCCGATGATGCGTCTCGCCTTCGCCTTGAATTCCTGCAGCTCGGCTTCGAGTTTCTTGTACGCCTCGCTCGAGATACTGAAGGTGAGCGTGCTCATGACGGTCGGCTGCTTGGGTGGCGTCATCAGGGCCTGTTTCGAAAGTTCGAAGCACTGCAGCTGGTATTGTTTGATCAGTTCGGCGTTGTTGTAGGGGCCGCTGCTGATACTTTCTTTGGTGGGCTTCCAGAAGCCGTTCTCGTTTTTGCGTGCAAGTCCGAGGCGCTCCAGGAGTGCAAGCGAGTCCTTGAGCTTTCCGAGTGGCACCTTCGGAAAAATCCGCTTTTGAACCTGGGCCATGTCGTCGCCGACATCCATTGCGTCTAGAATCGCGAAAAGGGCGCTGTTGTACCAGTGGCTGTAGTATTCGTAGGCGTCTTCGTTTAAGATATGCTGCGGGTTCGGGTGCTGCTTCAAGAGCTCCTGCATCGCCGCGTTACGGATCGTTTCGTTTTTGGCCTGGTCGAGTTCGACCAGGGTTTCGAAGTACTTGGCCTCTTTCTTGTCAAGTTCCAGAATTTCGATAAATTTTTGCACCATGCGGGGGCTGACTTTCTTGCCCCTGAGAACATCGGCGAAGTAGCTGCGGCTCTTTTCGAGGCCCAGCAGGTTGCAAATTTCGGTACGGGTAAAGCCCGGCTCCGCTTTGGCGCGGACCGCCTGGTATTCTTCCAGGAACTTGCGAAAGTGAGTAAACTGATAAATGTCTAAATAGCGATTCACGGTAACTAATATAGATTTTTTATTGGAATTGTGTATGGTAACTCAAAAAAATTTGAGAACATGTAGCGCGGCTCACATTTTTGGGAAAAATCGGGAATTTTTACACCGAATTAACGAAAATGAGCATTTTTTTTAGCTTTTTTTGCAAGATGATAACACTTTTTTACTACGGCAAACTGGAAAATTTGGTAAAAAATGGATTATTTTAGAGATGAGGATTTTGGGAAATGAAAAAGGTGCTTTTTGTATATATAGTGGCGGCGTGCGCTCTGGTCTCGCAGGTGAGTGCTCGTCCGGCTGCTCCGGGATTCCAGACTATTTCCAACAAAGACGGTAGCTCCGTTTCGATTCGCCATTTTGGCGATGAACATTACCATTATGCCGAAACATCTGACGGCTACCTGGTTATGGGCAATGGCGATGGCAGCTATGTGTACGTGGGCGAAGATGGCTTGGCGAGCGACGTTATTGCCAAGAATGTCGCTGATCGCACTCCCGAAGAAAAGACTTTCTTGAACGGTTTAAACCAGGAGGCGGTTCGTCAGAAGCACCAAGAACTGAATGGGGACCGATTTCCCGAGGAAGAAGGACTGAACGAAAACGAGAATTTTAGCCATGTTCCCCTGATGTCGTACAATCAGGATGGAGTATCGGCGGTGATGCTCCGTCGTCCGACTTCGGAAAAATGGACGACTGGGGAACGTTGGTTCCCGGTACTCTTGATAGGGACTACCGATAAAAATTATGGCGATTCGGCGGCGTTCTATGATTTTTTGAATAAGCCGGGCTACAACGTCAACAACAACATCGGAAGCCTGCGAGATTATTTCTTGTATGTGTCGGATAGCCTATTTTCGCCGCATTTCGACGTGTACCCGATCCAGCTCAATAAGGCGTTGACGGACTATGGCTCCGGCGACAACTTTAAGGAAGGCCAGTTTACTGCGGAAGGCCTTACGGAGTTGGCGAAACGCGCTGATTTCCAGGCGAACGCAAAAAAATATTGCATGAAAAATTCTAATGTCGACGGGTTTATATTCCTTTTCCCTGGCATGGAAGAAGACGCTCTCAAGCAGAGTCAAATCTTTTGGGGACACCAGTTCTGGATGCAGAGCAACGGGTCGTCATCTGGCTGGTATCCGTCGGCATACAAGGCGGGTGGCTATACCTTTGACAAATACTTGTTTATTGCCCAATATGCAGATGGTTCAAGGAATTCCAAAATCAATAAGATGGGAATTTTTGCCCATGAATTTAGCCATGTAATGGGTTTAAACGATCATTATGGTAAGGATGCGAATAAGCAGCAGGTTAATGGTCCGGGGGCATACGATATTATGTCGCTTGGCATGTATAACGGAACTTCGTATAACGAAGGCAATGCGCCAATGGGGTATTCCGCGTACGAAAAAGAAATTATGGGTTGGCTGAAACTGACTGAGTTAGAAGCCGACCAAGTTTACTCCCTCAGAAAATTGAGCGAGATGCAGGCGTATTCTGTCACGAACCCGAACCAGAATGATGAATATTACATTGTCGAATACCGTCCGGCGGAATCTTACGACTCGTATATAAAGAATTCGATCAGTTGGAACCAACGCGGAAATGGCGTGTATGTGTGGTATATCGATTACGATAAAACGATTTGTGTGACGAACAATAATGCAAATGGCGATATCAATCACCAACGTGTAGCGCTCAAGTCGGTGCTTGCGGCTAAAGGTTACTATGTGGACTTTACTTATGTGAATAAGAACGGAACGTCTTCTGTGCCGGGCGTTTACAATATTGTGCTCGATGGCGACGACAGGGCGTGCTTTACGACTTCGCAGGAAATCTCTTTGACGGCATGTCCCGAAGAATCAAGTTCTTCTGTCGCAAGTTCCAGCAGCGAGGTTAATAGTTCCGGCACCGAGGTCGAAAGTTCTAGCAGCGAGGAATCGAGTTCTAGTCAGGTCGAGGCGGGATCTTCTTCTAGTGAAATGCTGGAATCCAGCTCGTCCGAGACGATGGGCTTTGCCGCAAATGTCGGCGCTGCGCCGCAAGTCCAGATGGTTCTTGACGGCGACTTGCTCTACGTGCAGACCGAAGTGGCTGGCCTCAAGGAATTGCGGCTGTTCGATCTGCAGGGACATCTGCTCCATTCGGAAAAATTTTCCGGGAATTCGACTAGTCTTGAAATTGGAAAATTCAGCCACGGAAAATATATCGTGCGGCTGAGCGTGGGTAACAAGCTTGTTGCCGTGAAAAGAATCTAATAAACGGAAGAGAATGCCCCTGCATATTTGCGAAGAGCAGTGTGGCGATTTATTTCCCGCCGACGGGGAATAACGCGAATTCTAGCTGGAAAACCTTATCGCTCCCTTCGTCTTCTTCGGCGAGGAGCGCGATTTCTTTGCGGAAGGCGTTGATGCGTTCCACAATGCGTTCGTAGCCTTCTTGGCTGATGCCGAGCGTGAGTCCCGAAATGTGGCGCGTGCCCGGAGGGTCGCGGTCGATAGAGTCGGCGGCAAGCTTGAGGCATTGCTGGTGGTAGCCGCGGAGAGCAAGTTTAGAGGTCCGGTCGCCGGTAGTAATGGCGCTTTCTGTCAGGATGTATTTGCCGTTGTCGTCTTTCTTGATCAGCTGGCATTCTTCAAGCAACTTTACCGATTTTTTCGCCTCGTCGGCGGTGATATGCGGATGCACCCGCCTGGCGAGCGCTTCGAAGTCGCCGTCAAAACCGAATAGTCCGATGAGGCTACGGACGGTAAGGTGACGCCAATCCGAATACACCATGTACTGGGCGTGCCCGAGCAGGTGCTGCTTTTCGGCGAAACGGACAACCTTAAGCGTTGTCTGCATTTCTTCGAAAGCGGTGTTCCTTTCTTCGGTGGTTTCGGCTTGGTTGAACTTGACGAGCGCGACGAAGAATTCCGTTTCGTGTTTGCCGAGGCGCAGCCCCGAGGCAACTTTTGGAATGCTTTGGTTTGACAGATTCTTGTCGCCGTTCATCACGCGGCTGATAAAGTCCTTTGCCTTGAAACCGATCCTGTCCGAAAATACGCGGAGAGAAAAGGCGGGGTTAGCCTCTTTCTTTGCGTTGTAGTAATCCTTCAAGAATTCCCGGTAATCCAGGTACTCGAAGATTTTTTTTGTCGGTTTCTTTTCGGCCATGCTTTAAATGTAAGAAAATTATCTACTTGAAAGTATTCCTTTAATGTTTTCCCGTTGTCCAGGAACAACGCAAAATGTGACGGTTGTCAAAAATAGCTTTGAAAAGATTGATGCGAAATTTAGATTATGGACACAAAAAGGGTGTACAGATATGAAAGATATGGGAAAAATGTTTGGTCGCTTCGCCTTGGTGGGCGTTGTCTCAATTTTAGGAATTTCTGCAGTGCAGGCCGCTGTTCCGGTGAGCGAAGTGGTGAGTCTGCCGACGGATGCTGCTTATGGCGGCGGCGACAAGGTGGGTTCGCAGCTGGTGGCCGCGACGTACAACGCGGGCGAGGGTCCGGGCATCTGGATTGTGGCCGATGGCGGCTACAGGCTCTACCACAATGGCGCGCTCCTTGCCGAAGACAACCAGGCGGGTCGTGTGCGTTTTGTTCCGATGACCTTCCTCCCTGGCGAGAACGCGATTTCGGTCGTGGGCGTGAACGGCCAGGGTGCTCCCGGTGTCATGGTGCAGATTGATGACCTCGACAAGTCCTACTATTCCGGCAGCGGCTGGAAGGCCAAACCGACCGTCGGCAACAACTCCTGGAAAAACAAGGGCCGCGACCTTAGCCAGTGGGGCGGTGCTACGACTTTGAACTATGCGAGCAACAAGCTCCCGAGCGGGGCGGCCCTTACGGGATTTGCCGCGAATACGCAGGCCAAGTGGATCTGGAGCGGTGCAGAAACCGACCCGACGGCCGTACTGCTTTTCACATTCAACGTGAAGGCCGAAGGTTTCGGCGCCAATACCACCGGCGGCGATGCGGGTAACATCGTGGTGGCAAGCGACTCGGCAACCATCCGCAAGTACCTGCAGAGTAACGATGCCGTGACGATTCTTGTGCCCGAAGGTACTTACGATTTTAGGCAGATGCGCAATGCGGTAACCGAGGCGAACAAGCAGGGGCGTACCTGGTGCCGCACGACATGCAGCGAGAAGAACCGCGTGACGGGCAAGACGAACAAGTTCTACCGCATCGCCTTTGAGAAAAACAGTTGCGCGAGCCTCGGCGAATCCGGACTCGAAATCGTGAAGGAGTCGGATAATCTGCAGGCGTGGAGCAACTGGATTACCACCAAGCCCAACAAGAGTCTTGTGGGCATGGGCCGCGGTGCGAACCTGCGTGGAGCTTCCATCGTGGTGCGTAGTTATGAAGGGTCCGGAAACCACATCTATCGCAACCTCGCCATTTACGACGTAAACCCGCACTTGATCGAGGGCGGCGACGGCCTCGAGACGGTGGGCTCCGCATCGAACCACGTGAAAAAGTTTTGGGCAGACCACATCAGCTACAAATGGATCAGTGACGGCATGGACATGGAATTCGTGGACGACGCCACTATCAGTTACCTGGATTTTGACGGCGCAAACGATTTCAACTGCTGGGGTACCGACCCCTACATGGCACTTGTCGAAGATGCTCATCTGACATACGCGAACAACTACTGGCACAATACTTACGGCCGCGTGCCGAAGGTGACGGGCGAAAGCAACGGTTCGCAGGTGCATCTGTACAACCAGTACGTGGACTACAACCGCTTCTTTATCGCAGGTGCGAACGGCCATAGCGCAAACGCGAAGGCCTACGTGCGCTACGAGAACAGCTATATCGATAATGGCCAGGGCTATCTGGCCGAATGGGGCGACAACGGCTACGTGTACTTTAGCGGAGTCACGTTCGGGAGCGGGACAAAGCAACAGCACCGCTACAACGGTACGGTGACGCAGGGGGTCCCGAATGCGGCGACATTCAACCCGAGCTACAGCTTTGAAAAGCGTACCGTGGCAAATCTCCCGAAAGAAATCCCGAATCTCTCGGGCGTGGGTGGCCGCTACGGCAAGATGCCCGAATACAACCAGGCTTTCGGACTGAGCAACAAGGCGGCGACGGTCTCGATGACTGCCCCTGCGTCGGGTGCGAAGTTCGAAGTGGGTGCGACGGTGACCTTGAAGGCCGACGCGAAGGACAGCGACGGTTCCGTGAAGAGTGTCGCCTTCTATGTGGGCAATACTTTGGTCGGATCTGCGACGGCAGCCCCCTATCAGGTGGACGCGAGCGGGCTTGAACCGGGAGTGTATTCCGCGGTTGCAGTCGTGACGGACAATTCGGGCCTTTCGCAGATGTCTTCGTTCGTGACTTTCTCTGTCGAAGGGACTGCCTATCCTGAAGTCGTGAAGTGCGGAGCCGGTTCCAGCAGCCAGAGCATCAATCTGGGCGAACCGATTGTAGATTTCTGCTACACCTGGAGCGGCGCCGAGACGGTCGTGCCCCAAGGCTTCCCGGCGGGTGTTACGACTAGCATCGACAAGGAAAACCGCAAGATTTCTATCAGCGGCACTCCCACTGCGGCGGGCGAGTTCGCCTTTACCGTCACGGCAACCAACAACGATTCGACCTTTGTCAAGAGCGGCCGCATCGTGGTGACGGACCCGAATGCTCCCGAATCATCTTCGAGTACTGAACTGGAGTCTTCTTCGGGCGAAGTTATTGAATCCAGCAGCGGAACGACTTCGATTGCGCAACGCATAAACCTGTCAACTGAAGCCGAAACGGGTTTCTACCGTATCTTTGATATGCAGGGCCGTCCGCTGTTTGCTGGCGAACGCAAACCGGCAAGGATGCCTGCTGCTCGCGTGATGGTGGTGGAGTATACGAAAAACGGCGCAGTGAAGCGCCGCTACATACAGTAGTATAGTCATTCTCGACCCTGGAGTGCGTAGCACGATAGGGGAGGGAATCCATTATTTTCCTATACTATCTAATATTTTCTGAGCCTGTTTGGCCATCATATCATTGCCATTCATCTCGATTACTTTTTGAAGACGCTTAACACCGTCTTCAATTTCTATTTTATTCGTAATACTTGTCTCGCCTAGAACGTAAAGGGCGCGACGGGCGAAGTTCTTGTCTTTTTCGCGCGAAAGGCCTTTCTTCAGAAGAAGGATGGCTGCCTCGGGGGAATTCTTCGCCTTGGCGATTTCGCCCCATTCCAGCCATTGGTTGCTCATGATTTCAATGTAGAGAGTCGGGCTGGTCATCCGTTCGGCAAGTGATTTTACGAGTTCCCCGTCGACAGGGTGTTCCTGCAAAAGTTGGGTCATCGCCTGGGTCAGCTGACGCTGAGCCTGGTCGAATTGCCCGAGTTTGGCGCTTGCAAATCCGGCCTCGATGGTGGCGCGGGTTTTCGCCTTCATTTCTGCCATCGGGTTACGGCTCGCGACGCGACGTGCTCGTTCGTTGAGGGCATCCTGTTTGAGTTCTCGCTTGTTCTTGCGGCGAGTCTCAATCTTTGTCCCGGCGAAAGCTCCTGCTCCGAACAGAAGGGGCGAAAGAATGGTGACCGCCCCGAAGATTCCCGGGTTCACGAACCAGTTGATTGCCATGTCTAGGAATAGTCCCGCAAAGCAAACTGCGGAAGTTGTCGTCGAAATCATATCCTTGCGGGGAGCAAATGCAGTTGCTCCGAGTAGAAAGGCGATGGTGAGGCTCATTCCCATGTAGCGTTCGCCATCATAGTGATCAAAGAAGCTTGTTCCCGTAAGAATCGAAACGAAGATTCCTCCGCAAAGGGTTACTCCGACCACGATTCCCCACAAGATATACCATTGCCAGCGCTTTTCCAGTTGAACGGTGGCGAAGATAAAGAATACGGCAAAAACCAGGTAGCTCCACACGCTCGGGAAAAGCATCCAGCTGGTAAGCAGGTTGCCGTATTGTTCCCTCTTGGGAACGAACGCCATATTGTAGCGGGTAAACTTGTCCGTATAGTTGTTGATCCATTTCGTCAGTTCGCGACGGAAATCCGATTCACTGGGGTAGCGCTTGTGCTCTTCGGCAAAGGCCTCTTTACCGCCCTTGATTTCCCACCATTCGCGGAAATCCTTTTTCATGATTTCGATGCGGTCTTCTACGATATAGGAAGGCTTCTGGGCGAGCGCTCTCGCTCGGAACTGTTCGAATTCCTCGTTGCGGATTTTTTCGGTGGGTTCCAGACCGACGGCCTTGAACTGCTCGGCGCCTTCGTTATCCCACCATTTGCTGAAAGCCTTTTCAATCCCGCGTTCGTAGCGGTGTTGGTTGATATAGGGCATTGCCCCTGTGACGGCGTTGAATATCCCAAGTCCTAGAATCAGGGCGAGGACAATATAATGAACGGGCTTGAGTTGACGGAGGCCATCAAGGAACAGCTTCTTTAGTGTCGCTTTGAACATATCCCAAACTGATTGTTAAAAATTACTTGAGCGGATTTTTGTCGCTCTTGTACCACTTCATGAATTCGGCGATGCCGTCGTGCAGGCTCCAGTGGGGCTTGTAGCCGCACTCGGTTTCGAGCTTGGTGGTATCGGCGTTGGTCTGGTACACGTCGCCGGGCTGCATGGGCAAGAAGTTCTTCTTGGCGGGCTCGCCGTAAGCGTTTTCGATTTCGGCGATAAAGTCCATGAGCTTTACGGGGTGGCTGCAACCGATGTTGTAAATCTTGTAGGGCACGTTGTTGGCGCACTTGGCGGCATCGGGCACATGGTCCAGTGTGTGGATGGTGCCTTCGGCGATGTCGTCGATGTAGGTGAAGTCGCGGATCATGTCTCCGTTGTTGAACACCTTGATGGGTTCACCCTTGGAAATGGCGCGGGCAAAGAGCATGGGCGACATGTCGGGGCGTCCCCACGGACCGTATACGGTAAAGAACCGCAGGCCCGCGACAGGCAGGTTGTAGAGTTTGCTGTAGCTGTGGGCCATGAGTTCGTTGCTCTTCTTGCTCGCGGCGTACAGGCTCACCGGATTGTCGACCTTGTCGTCTTCGCTGTAGGGCACCTTGCTGTTGAGGCCGTACACGGAGCTGGACGAGGCGAACACCAGGTACTTGACTTGGTTGTGGCGGCAGGCTTCCAGGATGTTCAGGAATCCGACCAGGTTGCTTTGCAGGTAGGCATACGGGTTCGTTATGGAGTAGCGTACGCCTGCCTGTGCGGCGAGGTTCACGACCTTGTCGAACTTTTCTTCGGCAAAGAGCTTGTCGAGGGGCTCCTTGTCGTCGATGCCCATCTTGACGAATCGGCAATTCTTGTACTTGGTGCTTTGCACCATGGCGCCGTAGGCGAAGTTGTCGCCGGGCTGTTCGATGCCGCCTTCGCGGAGTCTGCCGTACTTGAGGCGGACATCGTAATAGTCGTTAATATTGTCGAGGCCCACCACTTCGTCGCCGCGTTCCGCGAGCATGAACATGAGCTTGGAGCCAATAAAACCAGCTGCACCTGTAACAAGAATTTTCATGTGAGATAATATAGCAATTAGAATTTAGAGCTTAGATTTTAGAGCTTGGATGATTCTTCTAAGTTCTACCAACTAAGCTCTACCAACTATTTTCTACCTTTATTCCCGATGTCCACGGTTATCTTATTCAACAAGCCTTTCGGCGTTTTAAGCCAGTTTACGCCGGAATCGGGCCATGCGGCGCTCGACACGTTCGGGTTTCCGCCGGGTGTTTATGCGGCGGGGCGTCTGGACCATGACAGCGAAGGCGCGCTCTTGCTGACGGATAATGGCAAGCTGATTAAGAAACTGCTGGATCCGAAGTTTGAGCACCCGCGAACCTACTTGGCGCAAGTGGATGGTCAAATTACCGAAGAGGCGGTGCGCAAGCTTGCCAGGGGTGTCGATATCAAGGGTTATCACACCAAGCCCTGCAAGGCTGAAATGGCGGAAGAACCGGACTGGCTTTGGCCCCGTAATCCGCCGGTGCGTTTCAGGGCGAATATTCCCACCAGCTGGGTACGCCTTATGCTCATCGAAGGCAAGAACCGCCAAGTGCGTCACATGACGGCGGCGGTGGGGTTCCCGACACTTCGCCTTATCCGCGTGCAGATAGGAAAAATTCCCCTGGGTGACTTGCAACCAGGGGAATGGAAAATTGTTACTGATAAAGTAATTTAGTTACTAAATCAGTCCTTCAAAGAAGTTGTTGCCCTTGTCATCCACGAGGATGAATGCCGGGAAGTCCTTGATGGTGATCTTGCGGATGGCTTCCATGCCGAGTTCCGGGAAGGCCACGATATCGTTGCTGAGGATGTTCTGTTCAGCGAGGATAGCTGCCGGGCCGCCGATAGAGCCGAGGAAGAATCCACCGTACTTCTTGCAGGCGTCGGTCACGTCCTGGCTGCGGTTGCCCTTCGCGACCATGATCATCGAGGCTCCCTTGCTCTGGAAGCGCATCACGTACGGGTCCATGCGGTTGGCCGTCGTCGGGCCGAAGCTACCGGTGGGCATGCCTGCCGGAGTCTTGGCTGGGCCGGCGTAGTAAATCGGGTGGTCAGAAACAACCTTGAGCACGGTCTTTTCTTCGTCCGTGAGTTCTTCGCCGCGTTCCTGCTTGTCGAAGATTTCGGCAATCTTCGCATGGGCCATGTCGCGGGCCACGATCATCGTGCCCTTGAGGCTGAGGCGCGTCTTCACTGGGTACTTGGTGAGGTCGGCGAGCACTTCCTTCATCGGGCGGTCAAGGTCGATTTCAACTGCCGGAGCGAGATTCACGGCATTGCCTGCCGGAATGTAGTTTTCCGGATGGTGTTCCATCTTTTCGAGCCAGAGACCGTTCTCGTCAATCTTTGCCTTGATGTTACGGTCGGCAGAGCAGCTCACGCCGATAGAAACCGGGCAGCTTGCAGCGTGGCGCGGAGCGCGAATCACGCGAACGTCGTGCACCAGGTACTTGCCGCCGAACTGGGCGCCAATGCCCGTCTTCTGGCAAATGTGCAGAACCTTTTCTTCCATTTCGAGGTCGCGGAAAATGCGGCCGCCTTCGGAACCGCTGGTCGGAATATCGTCGAGGTAGCCGCAGCTAGCGAGCTTCACCATGTGGGTGTTCATTTCGGCAGAGGTACCGCCAATCACGATCGCAAGGTGGTACGGAGGGCATGCTGCAGTACCCAAGGTCTTCACCTTTTCGGCGAGGAACTTTTCCAAGGACTTCGGGTTGAGGAGCGCCTTGGTCATGGGCCAGTAGTAAGTCTTGTTGGCAGAGCCACCGCCCTTCGCCACAAAGAGGAACTTCATCTCGGCGCCTTCTTCGGCGTGGATGTCGATCTGGGCGGGCAGGTTGCAACCGGTGTTCTTTTCTTCGTACATCGTGAGCGGAGCAATCTGGCTGTAGCGCAGGTTCTTCGTGGTGTAGGCGTTGTAGATACCTTCAGAAATGGCTTCGGCATCGTCAAAGCCCGTCCAGACCTGCTGGCCCTTGTGGGCAACGCAGATTGCGGTACCAGTGTCCTGGCAGAACGGGAGAATACCCTTTGCGGCAACGCAGGCGTTCTTGAGCATGGTGAGGGCCACAAACTTGTCGTTGTCCGAAGCTTCCGGGTCCTGCAAAATCTTTGCGACCTTGGCCGTGTGGGCCGGGCGCAGGCAGAATTCGACTTCTTCAAAGGCGGCCTGGGCAATCTTGGTAAGCGCCTCGGGGGCGACCTTCAGAATCTTCTTGCCTTCGAATTCGGCGACGGAAACGCCGTCTTTACCGAGATTTACGTATTCGGTAGTATCTTCACCGTGCTGGACGGTTGCTTCGTATTTGAATGCCATAGTGTTCTAGTGGTTAGTGGTTGGTGGTTAGTGGTTAGGATCTAGGGACTGGAGTTAGGTGTGGGCTGTGTAATGACTAATTATAAATTTCACATTTCACATTCCACATTGATTTTACGTGTGTAATTTAAAATTTCTTGCAGTATCCGTCCTAAAAAAGCTGCCTGAATGGAGTACTTTTACCCCTGACGGTGTACGAAAAAATTGCAAAATGCCGACGAAAAGACGAAAATGGCGGACAATTTGAACTTTTTTTATAAAAAACTTGGCGAACGGCCGAAATTTGTACTATTTTTTACAACGTGAAAGTTTAAAATCTAGTGAGGAATACTATGAAGATCAAGAATCTCATGCTCGCATCTATGCTTGCCTCTGCGGTTGTTTTCGCGGCCCCGGCTGCCAAGACTGCCGCCGCTCCCGCTGCCGAAGCTGCCAAGCCCGCTGCTGAAGCCCCGAAGGCTGAAGCTGCCGCACCGGCTCCCGCTGCAGCCCCTGCTGCTCAGCCCGCCGCCGAAGCTCCGAAGGCTGCTGAAGCCGCTCCGGCCCCTGCTCCTGCCGAAGCCCCGAAGGCCGAAGCCGCTGCTGCTCCTGTTGCCACTGATTCTGCTGCCGCTCCTGCTGAAGCT
This genomic stretch from Fibrobacter sp. UWH4 harbors:
- a CDS encoding pseudouridine synthase; this encodes MSTVILFNKPFGVLSQFTPESGHAALDTFGFPPGVYAAGRLDHDSEGALLLTDNGKLIKKLLDPKFEHPRTYLAQVDGQITEEAVRKLARGVDIKGYHTKPCKAEMAEEPDWLWPRNPPVRFRANIPTSWVRLMLIEGKNRQVRHMTAAVGFPTLRLIRVQIGKIPLGDLQPGEWKIVTDKVI
- a CDS encoding Ig-like domain-containing protein, which codes for MGKMFGRFALVGVVSILGISAVQAAVPVSEVVSLPTDAAYGGGDKVGSQLVAATYNAGEGPGIWIVADGGYRLYHNGALLAEDNQAGRVRFVPMTFLPGENAISVVGVNGQGAPGVMVQIDDLDKSYYSGSGWKAKPTVGNNSWKNKGRDLSQWGGATTLNYASNKLPSGAALTGFAANTQAKWIWSGAETDPTAVLLFTFNVKAEGFGANTTGGDAGNIVVASDSATIRKYLQSNDAVTILVPEGTYDFRQMRNAVTEANKQGRTWCRTTCSEKNRVTGKTNKFYRIAFEKNSCASLGESGLEIVKESDNLQAWSNWITTKPNKSLVGMGRGANLRGASIVVRSYEGSGNHIYRNLAIYDVNPHLIEGGDGLETVGSASNHVKKFWADHISYKWISDGMDMEFVDDATISYLDFDGANDFNCWGTDPYMALVEDAHLTYANNYWHNTYGRVPKVTGESNGSQVHLYNQYVDYNRFFIAGANGHSANAKAYVRYENSYIDNGQGYLAEWGDNGYVYFSGVTFGSGTKQQHRYNGTVTQGVPNAATFNPSYSFEKRTVANLPKEIPNLSGVGGRYGKMPEYNQAFGLSNKAATVSMTAPASGAKFEVGATVTLKADAKDSDGSVKSVAFYVGNTLVGSATAAPYQVDASGLEPGVYSAVAVVTDNSGLSQMSSFVTFSVEGTAYPEVVKCGAGSSSQSINLGEPIVDFCYTWSGAETVVPQGFPAGVTTSIDKENRKISISGTPTAAGEFAFTVTATNNDSTFVKSGRIVVTDPNAPESSSSTELESSSGEVIESSSGTTSIAQRINLSTEAETGFYRIFDMQGRPLFAGERKPARMPAARVMVVEYTKNGAVKRRYIQ
- a CDS encoding tol-pal system YbgF family protein, which translates into the protein MFKATLKKLFLDGLRQLKPVHYIVLALILGLGIFNAVTGAMPYINQHRYERGIEKAFSKWWDNEGAEQFKAVGLEPTEKIRNEEFEQFRARALAQKPSYIVEDRIEIMKKDFREWWEIKGGKEAFAEEHKRYPSESDFRRELTKWINNYTDKFTRYNMAFVPKREQYGNLLTSWMLFPSVWSYLVFAVFFIFATVQLEKRWQWYILWGIVVGVTLCGGIFVSILTGTSFFDHYDGERYMGMSLTIAFLLGATAFAPRKDMISTTTSAVCFAGLFLDMAINWFVNPGIFGAVTILSPLLFGAGAFAGTKIETRRKNKRELKQDALNERARRVASRNPMAEMKAKTRATIEAGFASAKLGQFDQAQRQLTQAMTQLLQEHPVDGELVKSLAERMTSPTLYIEIMSNQWLEWGEIAKAKNSPEAAILLLKKGLSREKDKNFARRALYVLGETSITNKIEIEDGVKRLQKVIEMNGNDMMAKQAQKILDSIGK
- a CDS encoding M6 family metalloprotease domain-containing protein produces the protein MKKVLFVYIVAACALVSQVSARPAAPGFQTISNKDGSSVSIRHFGDEHYHYAETSDGYLVMGNGDGSYVYVGEDGLASDVIAKNVADRTPEEKTFLNGLNQEAVRQKHQELNGDRFPEEEGLNENENFSHVPLMSYNQDGVSAVMLRRPTSEKWTTGERWFPVLLIGTTDKNYGDSAAFYDFLNKPGYNVNNNIGSLRDYFLYVSDSLFSPHFDVYPIQLNKALTDYGSGDNFKEGQFTAEGLTELAKRADFQANAKKYCMKNSNVDGFIFLFPGMEEDALKQSQIFWGHQFWMQSNGSSSGWYPSAYKAGGYTFDKYLFIAQYADGSRNSKINKMGIFAHEFSHVMGLNDHYGKDANKQQVNGPGAYDIMSLGMYNGTSYNEGNAPMGYSAYEKEIMGWLKLTELEADQVYSLRKLSEMQAYSVTNPNQNDEYYIVEYRPAESYDSYIKNSISWNQRGNGVYVWYIDYDKTICVTNNNANGDINHQRVALKSVLAAKGYYVDFTYVNKNGTSSVPGVYNIVLDGDDRACFTTSQEISLTACPEESSSSVASSSSEVNSSGTEVESSSSEESSSSQVEAGSSSSEMLESSSSETMGFAANVGAAPQVQMVLDGDLLYVQTEVAGLKELRLFDLQGHLLHSEKFSGNSTSLEIGKFSHGKYIVRLSVGNKLVAVKRI
- a CDS encoding TIGR02147 family protein, translated to MNRYLDIYQFTHFRKFLEEYQAVRAKAEPGFTRTEICNLLGLEKSRSYFADVLRGKKVSPRMVQKFIEILELDKKEAKYFETLVELDQAKNETIRNAAMQELLKQHPNPQHILNEDAYEYYSHWYNSALFAILDAMDVGDDMAQVQKRIFPKVPLGKLKDSLALLERLGLARKNENGFWKPTKESISSGPYNNAELIKQYQLQCFELSKQALMTPPKQPTVMSTLTFSISSEAYKKLEAELQEFKAKARRIIGEDQEKADGVYQMNIHLFSNLD
- a CDS encoding NAD-dependent epimerase/dehydratase family protein, coding for MKILVTGAAGFIGSKLMFMLAERGDEVVGLDNINDYYDVRLKYGRLREGGIEQPGDNFAYGAMVQSTKYKNCRFVKMGIDDKEPLDKLFAEEKFDKVVNLAAQAGVRYSITNPYAYLQSNLVGFLNILEACRHNQVKYLVFASSSSVYGLNSKVPYSEDDKVDNPVSLYAASKKSNELMAHSYSKLYNLPVAGLRFFTVYGPWGRPDMSPMLFARAISKGEPIKVFNNGDMIRDFTYIDDIAEGTIHTLDHVPDAAKCANNVPYKIYNIGCSHPVKLMDFIAEIENAYGEPAKKNFLPMQPGDVYQTNADTTKLETECGYKPHWSLHDGIAEFMKWYKSDKNPLK
- a CDS encoding TIGR02147 family protein; the protein is MAEKKPTKKIFEYLDYREFLKDYYNAKKEANPAFSLRVFSDRIGFKAKDFISRVMNGDKNLSNQSIPKVASGLRLGKHETEFFVALVKFNQAETTEERNTAFEEMQTTLKVVRFAEKQHLLGHAQYMVYSDWRHLTVRSLIGLFGFDGDFEALARRVHPHITADEAKKSVKLLEECQLIKKDDNGKYILTESAITTGDRTSKLALRGYHQQCLKLAADSIDRDPPGTRHISGLTLGISQEGYERIVERINAFRKEIALLAEEDEGSDKVFQLEFALFPVGGK